The region CGTGCGGCAACTGGCCGCCAGCCTGGCTTTGTTGGCAAGCTGAGCTGCACGCTTGCACAGTCCGCCGGTGCGGATGGCGCAGTACGTGTAAGATACACATGAATGCGGTAATGTTGAATTTGTGATATTAGAATTCCTGTTTTGTAACTTTTATTGAAACGCACGCTGCCGGCTGGCCGTCGCGATGCCTGAAGACTGATCCGTGACCGCACCTATCCACATCCTTGTCGTTGACGACATCGCGCAAAACCTGGTTGCCCTTGAGGCCGTGCTGGCCCGGCCCGGCATCGTCATCCTGAAAGCCGGTTCGGGCGCCGAAGCGCTGGAAATCCTGCTCAACCAGGAAGTGGCGCTGGCTCTGCTGGACGTGCAGATGCCGCAGATGGACGGCTTCGAGCTGGCCGAACTGATACGCGGCAGCGCGCGTACGCGCGACATTCCCCTGATCTTCCTGACGGCCGCCACGCGCGAGCCCACCTACAGTTTTCGCGGCTACGAGGCGGGCGCGGTCGACTTCCTGTTCAAGCCGGTCGACGTCAAGGCGCTGCAAAGCAAGGTGCAGGTGCTGGTGCAGCTGTACCAGCAAAAGCGCGAACTGTCCTCCCAGCTTACCGAACTCAAGCACGCGCTGCACCTGAACGAATTGTTTACGGCCGTGCTGGGTCACGACCTGCGCACGCCGCTGTCGGTGGTGATGAACGGCGCCATGCTGCTGCCGATGATGAGCGAGCATCCGAAGGTCATCATCACGGCGCAGCGCATCGAGAGCAGCGCCAAGCGCATGGCGCGCATGGTCGATCAGCTGCTGGATCTGGCGCGCATCCGGTCGGGCACCATGGAGCTGCGCTGCGGCATGCACGACTACCTGGCGCTGGCGCAGGCCATCGTCGATGAATTCGACATGCCGGGCCAGCCGGCGCGCATCACGCTCAGCCATGTGGGCGAACTGCATGCCCAGTGCGATGCGGGGCTGTTGTCGCAAGTCATATCCAACCTGCTGGCCAATGCGCTGACGCACGGCGAACCGGGCGCGCCGGTGCAAATGGTGCTCGACGGGCGCGCCGCCGACCATGTGGAAATACGCGTGGTCAACCGGGGCGAACTTGATCCTTCGCTGCTGCCGGCCCTGTTCGAACCGTTCCACCAGAGCGGTGAAAAGCGCAGGACGGGGCAGGGCCTGGGGCTGGGCCTGTACACGGTCGACATGTTCATCAAGGCGCATGGCGGCACGGTGCAGGTGAGTTCCTCCGCCACCCAGGGCACCATCTTCACGCTGAATCTGCCGCGCCAGTGCGATCCCGCTGCGCAAGTGGCAATACCATGAGCGACTCCATGGATAACGATCAGCCGCGCGGCGGCGGCATTACCGGCGAGCTGGTGCGCAAGCTGGACTGGTCCGCCACCAGCCTGGGCGCCATCTCCGGCTGGCCGGCCAACCTGCGCACCAGCGTCGACATCGTGCTCAATTCGCCGATGGCGATGGTGCTGATGTGGGGCCCCGAGCATGTGATGATCTATAACGACGAATATATCAAGATTGCGGCCGGGCGCCATCCGGCCGCGCTGGGCGGCACCGTGCCCGATGTCTGGCCCGAAATATGGGACTGGAATGCGCGCATCCTCGAAGCGGGCCTGCGTGGCGAAACCCAGGTGCACCGTGAATGCGCGCTGCCGCTGCTGCGCGACGGCGTGCCGGTCGACCAGTATTTCGACCTGTTCTACACGCCCGTGCACGGCGCTGGCGGCCAGGTCGACGGCGTGCTGTGCACGGCGCTGGAACTGACGGCGCGTCTGGAAGAGGGCCGCCAGCTCAAGCTGGCCACGGCCGAACTGGGCGCCGTCAATCACGCGCTGCAGGCCGAGGCGGAAGCGGCGCGCGACGCCAACCGGCGCGTGGCCGAAGAGCGCGGCCTGTTGCGCGCCCTGTTCGAACAGGCGCCCAGCTTCATGGCCGTGCTGCGCGGTCCGCAACATGTTTTCGAGCTGGCCAACGAACACTATATCCGCCTGGTCGGACGCAGTGAATTGCTGGGAAAAAGCGTGGCAGAGGCCTTGCCGGAAGTGCGCGAACAGGGTTTTATCGACCTGCTCGACGAGGTCTACCGCACCGGCGTGCCGTTCGAAGGGCGCCAGCTGAAAGTCGACCTGGCCACCGCCGACGGCAAGCAAAGGCAGCGCCATATCGATTTCGTCTACCAGCCGATCAAGGATGACGACGGCGTGGTCGGCGGCATCCTGGTCGAAGGCAGCGATGTCACGGAACGCATCGAGGGCGAAGAGCGCTTGCGCCTGGCGCAGCAGGCCGGCGGCATCGGCACCTTCGAGTGGTTTCCTGACACCGGCAAGATGGATGTCTCGCCGACCTTCCGCCGCATCTGGGGCATCGCCGACGATGCACTCGTCACGCAGCAATTGCTGGTGAGCCTGGTCGACCGGCGTGACCTGGAAAAAGTCGGGCCCAGCCGCATGCAGCTGGCGCAAAACCCGCTCGAATATGTGGAATACCGCGTGCGCCGCCCGCTGGACGGCGAAGTGCGCTGGATCGCGCGCCAGGGCGAAGTGGTCGACGGCCCGGCGCCGGGGCAGCGCCGCTATGTCGGCGTGTCTTTTGACGTGACCGAGCGGCGCCTGATCGAAAATGAACTGCACGCCAGCCAGGAGCGCATGGCCGCCATCTTCGGCCAGGCTTCGGTCGGCCTGTCGGAACTGGGCCTGGACGGCAGCTTCCAGCGCGTCAACGGCGCCCTGTGCACCATGCTGGGCCGCTCTTCCGAAGAGCTGCTGAGCATGAACATGAACGACATCATGCATCCGGACGATGTGCCGGGCAATACCCTGCTGTTCCGGCGCCTGGTGGAAACGGGCGAATCATTCAGTCTGGAAAAACGCTACCTGAAGCCGGACGGCATGCAGGTGTGGGTGTCGAGCAATGTCAGCCGCCTGGTCGATGAGCATGGTCAAACGCGTGCCCTGATCGCCGTCAAGACCGATATCACGGAACGGCGGCGCATCGAAAAAGCGCTGCATGAATTGAACGAAACCCTCGAGCACCGGGTCGAACAGGAAGTGGGCGAGCGCACCAAGGCCGAAGACGCCTTGCGCCAGGCGCAAAAAATGGAAGCCGTGGGGCAACTGACGGGGGGCATCGCGCATGACTTCAACAATGTGCTGCAAATTATCTCGGGCAATCTGCACCTGCTGCACCATTTGTCCGGCAACGACGGCGTGATGCGCCAGCGCCTGGACACGGCGATCGCCGCCGTCGAGCGCGGCGCCAAGCTGTCGTCGCATTTGCTGGCCTTTGCCCGCCGCCAGCCACTGCAGCCGGTGGTGGCCGACCTGTCGCGCGTGGTGCGCAACATGGATGCGCTGTTGCGGCGCGCCCTGGGCGAAGCGATCGATATCGTGCTGGTGGGCGGCGCCGGCCTGTGGAATACCCTGGTCGACCGCGGCCAGATCGAAAACGTGATTTTGAACCTGGCCATCAATGCGCGCGACGCCATGGATGGCGCGGGCAAGCTGACCATCGAGATGGGCAATGTGGTGCTTGACGAGCAGTATGTGCACAACCTGGACGTGCCGGCCGGCCAGTACGTGATGCTGTCGGTCACCGATACCGGCAAGGGCATGAGCGGGCCGGTGCTGCAGCGCGCGTTTGAACCGTTCTTTACCACCAAGCCCGAAGGCGCCGGCACCGGCCTGGGCTTGTCGATGGCGTATGGTTTTGTGACGCAAAGCCGTGGCCATATCCGCATCTACAGCGAACCGGGCCATGGCACGGGCGTGAAGATCTACCTGCCGCGCACCCTGATGGCGGAAGCGGCGGACGAGGAGGAACTGAGCGGCGTGGTCACGGGCGGTACCGAAACCGTGCTGGTGGTGGAAGACGACGTGGGTGTGCGCGCCACCGTGGTCGACATGCTGGGCAACCTGGGCTACAAGGTATTGAAAGCGGAAGACGGCGAAAGCGCGCTGGCCGTGCTGCAAAGCGGTGCGCAGATCGATTTGCTGTTTACCGACGTGATCATGCCGGGACCCGTGCGCAGCACCGACATGGCGCGCATGGCGCGCGAGATGCAGCCCGATATCGCCGTGCTGTTTACCTCCGGCTATGCGCAGGACGTGATCGTGCACGAAGGACGGCTGGACGCGGGGGTGGAGTTGCTGAGCAAACCGTACCGGCGCGAAGAACTGGCGCGCAAGCTGCGCCATGTGCTGGCCAACCGCCAGCAGCAACTGCGCGCGCGCCAGTTCGACTGGTCTGCCACGCCAAACGATGGCGCGGCGGCGGCCGGCACGCCGGGCCTGGACCTGACGGGCCACGCGCCGGTGCCACAGGGAGACGTGCCGACTTCGATGAAAATCCTCGTCGTGGAAGACAACCTCGATTCCCAGCTGATGGTCTGCGAACTGGTGGGCATGCTGGGACATACGGTGAGCGGCGTGTCGGACGGCGAATCGGCGTGGGAATTGCTCAATGAGCAAGAATTCGATATCCTGTTTACCGATGTCAGCCTGCCTGGCATGTCCGGCATCGCGCTGGCGCGCATGGTGCTGCGCGACAAGCCTGGCATGCGCATCATCTTTTCCACCGGCTACGGCAAGGAATCGATGGACGAACTGGGCTTTTCCGCCAGCGTGCTGCGCAAGCCCTACGACCTGCTGGAACTGCAGGCGGCGCTGGAACAATCGTAAGCCGGGCAATCTTGCCCGGTTTTAACTAACTGAAAGGCAAGCATGACTCCTGAACTGACGATACTCGGCTGGACCCTGGTGCTGGCGCTGGTGCAGATCTTCCTGCCATCGAGTGCCCGCACGCGCGAGACCGGCGCCGCCTACAACATGAGCGCGCGCGACGAGCCGGGGCCGCCGGTGGGCAAGGTCACGGCCC is a window of Janthinobacterium sp. J1-1 DNA encoding:
- a CDS encoding hybrid sensor histidine kinase/response regulator, translating into MTAPIHILVVDDIAQNLVALEAVLARPGIVILKAGSGAEALEILLNQEVALALLDVQMPQMDGFELAELIRGSARTRDIPLIFLTAATREPTYSFRGYEAGAVDFLFKPVDVKALQSKVQVLVQLYQQKRELSSQLTELKHALHLNELFTAVLGHDLRTPLSVVMNGAMLLPMMSEHPKVIITAQRIESSAKRMARMVDQLLDLARIRSGTMELRCGMHDYLALAQAIVDEFDMPGQPARITLSHVGELHAQCDAGLLSQVISNLLANALTHGEPGAPVQMVLDGRAADHVEIRVVNRGELDPSLLPALFEPFHQSGEKRRTGQGLGLGLYTVDMFIKAHGGTVQVSSSATQGTIFTLNLPRQCDPAAQVAIP
- a CDS encoding PAS domain S-box protein — encoded protein: MSDSMDNDQPRGGGITGELVRKLDWSATSLGAISGWPANLRTSVDIVLNSPMAMVLMWGPEHVMIYNDEYIKIAAGRHPAALGGTVPDVWPEIWDWNARILEAGLRGETQVHRECALPLLRDGVPVDQYFDLFYTPVHGAGGQVDGVLCTALELTARLEEGRQLKLATAELGAVNHALQAEAEAARDANRRVAEERGLLRALFEQAPSFMAVLRGPQHVFELANEHYIRLVGRSELLGKSVAEALPEVREQGFIDLLDEVYRTGVPFEGRQLKVDLATADGKQRQRHIDFVYQPIKDDDGVVGGILVEGSDVTERIEGEERLRLAQQAGGIGTFEWFPDTGKMDVSPTFRRIWGIADDALVTQQLLVSLVDRRDLEKVGPSRMQLAQNPLEYVEYRVRRPLDGEVRWIARQGEVVDGPAPGQRRYVGVSFDVTERRLIENELHASQERMAAIFGQASVGLSELGLDGSFQRVNGALCTMLGRSSEELLSMNMNDIMHPDDVPGNTLLFRRLVETGESFSLEKRYLKPDGMQVWVSSNVSRLVDEHGQTRALIAVKTDITERRRIEKALHELNETLEHRVEQEVGERTKAEDALRQAQKMEAVGQLTGGIAHDFNNVLQIISGNLHLLHHLSGNDGVMRQRLDTAIAAVERGAKLSSHLLAFARRQPLQPVVADLSRVVRNMDALLRRALGEAIDIVLVGGAGLWNTLVDRGQIENVILNLAINARDAMDGAGKLTIEMGNVVLDEQYVHNLDVPAGQYVMLSVTDTGKGMSGPVLQRAFEPFFTTKPEGAGTGLGLSMAYGFVTQSRGHIRIYSEPGHGTGVKIYLPRTLMAEAADEEELSGVVTGGTETVLVVEDDVGVRATVVDMLGNLGYKVLKAEDGESALAVLQSGAQIDLLFTDVIMPGPVRSTDMARMAREMQPDIAVLFTSGYAQDVIVHEGRLDAGVELLSKPYRREELARKLRHVLANRQQQLRARQFDWSATPNDGAAAAGTPGLDLTGHAPVPQGDVPTSMKILVVEDNLDSQLMVCELVGMLGHTVSGVSDGESAWELLNEQEFDILFTDVSLPGMSGIALARMVLRDKPGMRIIFSTGYGKESMDELGFSASVLRKPYDLLELQAALEQS